From a single Octopus sinensis linkage group LG5, ASM634580v1, whole genome shotgun sequence genomic region:
- the LOC115212240 gene encoding craniofacial development protein 2-like, with amino-acid sequence MIIIELTVRGKRGVMRLMNGNVQDMIAFCGIARRRDGSTLNARTLGSLGRLEELGANAESHGIDIIAAQEHRFYHPDNILKYHQVGSYQLVTSSASKNTVNSTVGGIGFLLSSKASDTLLSIESISPRIMVLEIDGNPKTTLVCVYSPHNSSVADEIENFYTTLRSTIEQVPLHNFLVVAGDLNARLGPDETKFTFNSKTNWNGEMLKDFLEEFNLYTFNNSFMKPKSQLWTFESPLGDRAQIDYLIFRKKWRNSVKNSRSYSSFSSVGSDHRIVSATVKLIQKS; translated from the exons ATGATCATAATTGAACTAACAGTCCGTGGCAAGAGGGGTGTGATGAGGCTCATGAATGGAAACGTGCAAGATATGATAGCCTTCTGCGGGATTGCAAGGAGAAGGGATGGAAG CACCCTCAATGCCCGCACCCTCGGCTCTCTGGGCCGGCTAGAAGAACTTGGTGCAAATGCAGAATCACATGGCATTGATATAATAGCTGCCCAAGAACACCGATTTTACCACCCTGACAACATCCTCAAATACCATCAAGTCGGTTCTTATCAACTCGTAACCTCCTCAGCATCAAAGAATACTGTTAATTCAACAGTTGGAGGTATCGGATTTCTACTTTCATCAAAAGCCAGTGATACTCTATTGAGTATAGAGTCAATCTCACCTAGAATTATGGTGCTTGAGATAGATGGAAACCCGAAAACaacattggtatgtgtgtatagcccACATAATTCGTCTGTGGCAGACGAGATTGAGAATTTTTATACAACCCTTCGTTCAACCATTGAGCAAGTACCTCTCCATAATTTTCTAGTTGTAGCTGGTGATCTGAATGCTAGACTAGGACCCGATGAGACCAAGTTTACTTTCAACTCTAAAACTAATTGGAACGGAGAAATGCTCAAAGACTTCTTGGAGGAATTTAATCTCTACACCTTCAACAATTCTTTTATGAAACCAAAAAGTCAACTTTGGACATTTGAGTCCCCACTTGGTGATAGGGCACAAATTGACTACCTCATCTTTCGAAAGAAATGGCGCAATAGTGTTAAAAACTCGAGATCCTACTCTTCCTTTAGTTCTGTCGGCTCTGACCACAGAATTGTATCAGCTACCGTTAAGCTCATCCAAAAAAGCTAA